GTGAAAGTTATGCTCTCCCAGCTCTACAGGCttttcttcacacttcacGGTGCCGTTTTGCCGGAGAATTGTTCATCTCTCGATAATCGTGATCGGTgtgcgcgttgcgttgcgtcgGCGCTGGTTCCGCATTATTATTAGCCGCAAATggtgtttatgctgctgcctACGCCACGGGGCTAGCAGCATTAATTTTGAGCCTCATTACtaggtcggtcggtggtggttttccatttttccggcGAAAAGGTAATAATTAGCTGGCGGGGCACCACTGGAAaggcaataaaagaaaacgagCGACGACCTCGCACGCCGCTGATCAAACGTTGACCTAAATCATGAGTCGCGGTGATAATTGGCCTTGTTTTGGGAACAAAACAGTGTAATAAAAATGGCTTGCGCgacaaaaacattattaacAACCTCCCTGGGGGAGGGTGGCGTTAAAACCCAGCACGAGGTGAGACCCAACAGCTACCGTCCTTTAAAAATGATAGTTTTTATTTGGCAAATGATTAGTCTCCAAGCCGTGCGAGTCAATAGGAGCAGACCGTGCCATCACCTGAGAATTGGACAACGAACGGGGTGTtcaaaaactcaaaacaatcGTGTTGGGCGTGAATAAAAAAGGCGTGACTCATCTGCCCATTGCTACCTGTTCCGTGCTGCCGTGGTGCCACTGtgcgtttgccgttttttccttcaatttgGATGTTCCTCGTCATTTGCACCACTTACCACGGACACGGTGTAAAGTTATCGAAAAAATTACCGACGAAAAATTGGCGCCTCTCTCGGGGATTTTTCAGgagacagttttttttttcgtcatctCAGATCTGATAACAATGATGATGCTATTATCTTTTACTTACCCATCGTAAACACGGAGGGatattttttgcctttttctgttgtttcgtGGCgcccagcatcagcaccaggTGTAGAGCCCTCCTCCTACGCAGagggtgtgttgtgtgtgctgAGCAAATATTGAACCTTTTCGGGGAACGCCGTCCGCGTCTAAACAAAACCGACccgtgcccggtccggtcttgAGCGGCAGCTTTAATAACTGGCAGTTGTGGGTGGTGGAATCTTTTCGGCCCTGAGCCCGCTCCTAGGGCGCCAAGGATGCGAAGGGCCAATCGCACAGCACCAAAGCCGTCTTCCGCAGGCTCTCCGGCGAAGTGGTATTTCGGTAAGCATAACCTCACCTGGAGGTTGGTATTCTTCGGACATTTCTTCCAATTCACAGCAACCCAGTTTGGCCCTTTGATTGGCACTGCCTTTTGTACGTAACCGAAAATAAAAGGTTCATTTAGAACCTCTGGCTCTGGAACTCCACCTCACTTGACCGAGTATTCGCCCGGTGCTGCATCATTCCGCTATGATGATGGTCCTCTTCAGACGGCCGAATGTTGCAGACCACAAGAGCTAACAgagggccaccaccaacccagGAGAGAGTCCTTGCCAAATCAAAAACTCATTCCGGTAATGATGCGGCAAGTGGCGCGTGTTTTGGGCCGGTCGTAGGAAAGGCCCCACAAGAGTTGCAGATCTCCCCAATCCATCATgcaccggtgcgccggtgaGGAGAAAATAACCTCCTCTCAAGAGTTCAGCAGCACAGCATATTAATGTGCGCTTCTGTGGCTCTCCGGTTGACTGATGCACTTTCGCCCCCGGTCGGTTTCgtcggtttctgttttgtctcccttcctttctttcgggTTGCATATTCGAAAATAATGACTCACCACGAGACACACCGCTCCTTTCGGTCCATCGAACCCCGTGAGGTCAAAAACCCTACCGAAGCcactttcattttgtttgtattcTGCGTTACTTTTTTTTGATGGTCGAATCTTCTCCGGCCGGACGTCGTAACCACAGTTTGCTTTCGTGTCTGGGCCGCGATCGGCCAGAAAGCAAGATAACGGTCTCGGAGGTAGCGCTAACATTCCCCTTTCCTCAGGCCTCGGCGCGTAGAAGTTGTTGTCGGTGGCCGGTCTCATAGGCGAACTCACGATGTTGCCGAAAACCCCGAAACCCGGTTCACCACTGGAATGTCAACGACGGCACTCAGTGTGCTGGCGGGACTCCTTGGGACATTCCGAGGCCGGGCTAAGGCACCCTCCGGGGTGTCACCGTCACTCTCCctttccgatgatgatgaaattcgTCGGAAACGTGCCTCACACACGCGAGGGCCCGGTCGCGTCACGCTTTTGCGTaagtttgattaaaattatctAACCGCCGGGACGTGGTCACAGGTTGTTCCCCCCCCGCCGCCAATATCGGGAGACATCGTTTGGTCCGTaaggttttttgggggggcccGACGGCTCGAAAGTTCCGGGCAGACCTCATGAAGAGAAATTCCATTCATTTCTTCTCACTCCCCGGTTTCTTATTAATCTCCTTTCTCCCTGCCGGTCAGTTCCCTTGCTGCTGCGGGGCTTACTGTCGTAGGAAGAAGGAataaaaaacgaccaaaaGTTGTCACTTTCCATCGCCTTTCTTGTGCCGCGGGGAAGGAAGTTTCATGTTCCGCCGCTCGTTGGGCCATAATCCCTGTCGCGCGcgctgtcgtcatcgttgtcacCCTCGGACGCTGCTTTGTTTCTAATGATCCGCTTCGTTCCGATCCTCTTAACTCTCGTCGCGCCACGAGCCGCGTTAATGAGCGAAGAATAGcggggctcggctcggggcTGCAGCATATCgagttctgtttttttacgaCTGCCCATCGGGGAGCCATCAGCAGTGTAGCGCGGTGTGCCGCGATGTGCGTCttcaattatgcaaatcataGCCCCGTGCGCGGTGCGCGGGGAACTCAACCTAGCCCATCAACAAGTTTTCCATGCCCCATGCCGGTGATAGAACGCGGAAGATATTAGACGGGCCACGTTAACAGGTTGGGTCGGTTCTAGTCGGTCACCAGATGTGGCGTGAGGGAGAGGTCGCCTCACCACCCAGCCCATTGTCTTGTGCCAGCAacctgttggtggtggtggcggaggccgCGGTTTAGGTGAGTGATTTGTGGATCGTTTCGTGTCACGTATCACATCGTCCAGGGGAACAGGAATGACCGgttttgtggtgtggtgcgcCTTGGAGTGTTGTCGCCGCTGCCGCGATGATTTTCGCTGGCGATTAGATAACGCCTTCGGCAACGTTACGTTCGGCCACTCCGAGAGAATCCTTGTTGGGAGATAACTATTTCGTCTGCtcttgatgatgattgacCCTGGTCCTGGTGGACCTTGGGGTTGGTTCACGTTGTGGATTTGCTGATGGTGGTCAGTTGATAACGCTCTCCGACAATCCTTTCAAGGGACAAGCGATCCCCTGGTGTGAGTGGCGCCATCTGCTAGCAATTGAAACGCGTAAAAAAGGCGTGCCATCGACGCTAAGTGAATCGTTGTCGGCACGCGCCTCAAACCCCTGGCTATTTGTAGAGCAcgagcaataaattaattgagCACCGACCAACGCCACATTCCACAGTAAGATGGAGATAGACGAGCTGTGGACGCGATTGTCTGAGGCTCGGGGGAGGTAATAAAACCGTCCAGTGTCACAGGCTGCTGATGGCCACTGTCGCGCTGTTAATTACCGGGAGGAGTGTAAGACAAGAGAAGAGAACCATCAGAAGAGCTTGTATCTTCAATTGTACTGTACATTCCTGATGAACCCCAATTAACATGTGAAGACATAGTTACGGGACAGAGGGCATCTACTAAAGATGCTGGCCCATAGCAAATGTGGAGTCCACAAATTAAGATTTATCAACATTTGAATAAGAGACCGAAGAATTGCCGATATTCCCTAGGGCATCCCTTTAGAGAACCTATAGATAATCACGACTGATGAAGGGCTGTTTGTTAAGATTTCATGCGATGGACCCCCCATCATATTGAATGCCTATGCTTTCTAAAGATAACCTACTCCAAGTACAAGACTACAGGATTGGGCCGGAATGGACACTGTCCAAGAGCAGTGCCTGCATTTGACGCTCGCTgccctcgttttttttgcagcttCGTCGAAGGATGAAGGTGTTCTTTATTTGCGTTGGGCTCGCCTCATAAATTTGCCCGTTCTCAAAGTACAACGTCTCCAGGACTCCGGGATCGGGATACCGGAAAAGACCGAAGCAGAGGAGTAATGCGACTCCAAAAGGGCGCGCACAATCCGAATGCCGTGCACACattccgtttgatgtttcaCGGctctcgtcggtcggtggttaGCAAAGTGAAACCATTAccggtccttttttttttgtttgacgtCCAAGTCCAGGCCACCTTTTTTCCCGTACCGGCGAATACACGCACACTTGAAGGAAAATCGCACCGAACGGCCAAACCCGAATGATCCCGATCGAGGAGCGGGTGCGTGCGGCGAGAGTACTTTGGCGTGTGTTTCGCTTACATTTTCCGGTCTCGCGAACCGAGAAAATCGGTGTCGCGCTGTTGCTaaggccaccaacaccaccaccaccacggcgagccttccgtggccaccgcactcGCTCCGGAGTGGTATGGGTGCGTCGGCGGCACACGGATCCTGCCAACGGATCAATAAAATGTGAACCACCACCCTTCGAGAGCCGActgcgagtgtgtgttggtgaggtGATAAGGAAATTCGCTCCCACCctaagcgcgcgcgcgcgccagtgtgtgagagagagggccCTCGGTTTTCCACTGCGTAtggttgtgtgtgtgtgtgggctGGGCGTTAGGACGAAAAAGGACGCGTCGGTCGGCGACCGTTATTTGCACATGGCCCGGTTTTTGGTCTCGATAAGGGAGCCCCGGCTAGCTGGAGCCGGTTTTTCACGCTACAGGGATTATGATGGGGCTCTACTTCTCTACCGCCACGAGAGGGTCTGAGGTCACCACCCTGCGGCGTTCCCCTTCAGTCCTCAAGAGGTCTTGTCCTTTCCAAGCAGCGCCGGTCCACTTGGCAGTGATATGAAGCGTTAACAAAATGCTTCAATTAGATCGTTAATAAGTGGCGTGCAGCTTTGCTTCCCTTTCCTAAGGATGCTCTACCCACTCCCTCCCACACACGAGCACCCCAACTCACCCTATAAAGCTTTAAATCTTTTGGCGTGGGCAGCAATTAAAGCCGCCCGAAGAGCGAGTGGGCCGCGACGACCGCCGGTCGGCTTCATCGTGAGCGTCGGGTCTTTTCCGtccgttatttttttgtttttccagtTCCGCTTCGCgcggccaccaacacaaaGACATTGTTCGGAGGATAAAATTAGATTTCAGGATATGCTGCTCCGTGCATGGGAGTCACCGCGTGGAAAACAGgacttctctctctttcgggcGGCTAGGATCCCCGGAGGGTGTGCCCCGGCCAACCCAGCCCTTCACGCCGCTCCCTCACCCTCACTCTCTATCTTTCACCTCGCGAGGCGTGTCGCGGGTGAACGTGTTTCGTTTGCGCGCGCAATCCCCGAGACACGGCGTCCTCTctagagcgagcgagggacCGGGAGCGAGGAGTCATGTTTCCGGGCCACGagaccgtggcgtggcgtggggCGAGTCCTGCCAGGCGGGCCGGATGGAGGCGGCAGAGAGGGTGGCGGAGGGAACCCGTCTGGAAATGGGCGCCACTGTGTTAGTGTAACAGTAGACACTCGTCGCCGGGTTCCGCGCCGCTTGACCGTTTCCCGTTGGTGACCGTTCCGGACCGTTCACCTCGTGTTCGAGTGCTTCGCTTGTTCCAGATTTacctcccgtttttttttgcgcgtgGCTAGGGCATCGGAGAAGGAGCTTTCATGTTTCCCAGGGCGCCAGGACATCTTAGCAGTGGGTTGCCCTGGCAGCTTcctttatttttcacttttcttcgaTGTCCCAGCGTCTGTGATGGGTGGGTGTGGGCCTCAAAAGAACAATATGGACATCTAGCTGCGCGTCAATCATGATGATGCCGACAACATCCTGAACGAGTTGAGTCTACTTTATCCAACATAGCGAATATTGATAAGTCAATGTAATTAACTATCGGCAAAAAGGAGAGCCCTTACCTAGTGTCGCCGTGATCCTGTGGCATTTTGCTTCCATCACACTTTGACCTACGGGGCAAACTTCAATGCTAGGTTCCTATCAATTATAATGGAGCTAAAAGGAGCTAAAAtaatgtgtttttaaattgACGATATTTTAGAGCTTGTCACCGTGTAATGAAGTTAAAATCTATTTATCGATTATAATTACCACTAACCAGGTTGTGGGACGTATTATTACTTTAgcttttttaacaattttctATTGCTCAAAATCATTTGAACATTCGACCTTGTAAATGGAATTCCTTTTCCGCGCGGTTTGTTTCAGAGAATATATGTTGCAAAACTTATTACATTTTGGCAGTCGAAACACATCGAAACAAACCTTCccaaaatatatatattttccGTGAAACGAAACCATTAACGCGCCACGCGGAACCCTGCCGAGCTAATGGGTGAATAAATAACATGTTACGTGAAGCCAGTGACCTTTGCTGTACGGGCACAGTAATTACCTCTCGGGACACCCCATTGTGCGTCCTGCCACAGCATACAAATGCTACTTTGCGAAACTTTTACTTAACATAAGTAtcctgttcctttttttttgccccaccACAGAACATTGACCACAAGCTGAAGCTGCGTTCGAAGAAGGGACAGTTGCCTTTCGTCGAAGTCAACGGCGAGGAGATTGCCGACTCGACCATCATCATGAAGGAGCTGGCCCAGCGCTACGAGAAGGACCTCGATGCCGCCCTGACCCAGGAGCAGCGCAACATTGCCCACGCGATGATTTCGATGCTGGAGAACCACCTGATCTGGGTGGTGCTGTCGTGGCGCAGCAAAAACACCGAGCAGATGCTGAAGGGCTACAAAATCAACCTCCAGCACGCCCTCGGTAGCCGCCTGCCGAACGCGCTGCTCAACTTCTTCTTCAAATTCCAGTTCAGCCGCAAGGTAGGTGTCGTTACACTTGCATATTCCTTGTTCTGCTTTGCATCGTGTgcgttattgttgttgttgctgctgctgtggttgttgttttccgtaTCCATTGTCCACGCTTCCCATACAAACCACTCCCATCATAATCACCTGAAGAGATCAGCCCATTTCAAGAGGCTCCCCATTAGTGACCGTGAAGTATCCGTTTGCTGCATGTCTTGTGTTCGTAACATTCCTTACATCCCCTCAAAAAGGCTACATTCTCCGCGAGATAGGGATTTGGTCGACGAGAGAACTATTcgttggaagaaaaaagaaccatCTCTCGAAGCTTGCGAAGAAGGCCGCACGAGAACCACCTCTTCATCAATAATCAAAACCCATACCACATGTAGTGTGCACCCGTTTGTTAATCGGAACCGTCCGTCCTCTAACGTCTCTAGTGTTTCCAGGGTGCTAAAAAGGTGAAAGCTCAAGGACTGGGCGTCCACAAGCCGGAGGAGATCGAGGAGTTTGGCCGCAAGGATCTGAAGGTGCTGTCCGAGCTGTTGGCCGACAAGCCGTTCTTCTTCGGTGACGAACCCACCACGGTAGGTGCTTGGGTGTGATGGATCGTTTATCGCGATCGTTTCTGTCACGACCGACTAACGTTCTGGTTCTCCCCATTCAGCTCGACTGTGTCGCATTCTCCGTCCTGGCGCAAATCCACTTCATTCTGGACGAGGTCAAATACGGGCTGAAGGAGTTCATGCAGGAGAACTGCCCCAACCTGGTTGGACACGTTTCGCGGATCAAGGAGCGTTGCTTCCCCGACTGGGAGGACATCTGCACCAAGCTGGACCTGAACGCACACATCCCCAAGCCAGAGTAAGTGTCATAAGTGCATCCGGTTGGATGGCCAAAGTTGTAACCTTTTCGGTTTGATTTCTTTATCCACGCGCCCAGGCCAGAAACCAAGGAAAACAAGGAAGGTGCCGATACGGAAAAGACCGCCGAGCAGGAGAAGAACGAATCGGAAAAGGAGCTGGAGAAGGACAACTCGAACGAGAAGACCGAAAAGAAGGAGGAAAAGTCCGAGAAGGTCGAGGAgaacaaagagaaagaggagGCAGCAGCTAAATAAGCAGGGGCTAGCTCGTAAGGAGTCACATTTTCCACGCACCACGTTTTCACTACTCTAATTATTAGCTCGGGCGCGACAGCAGGACGGGGCGTTGTGCGCCTCCGAACCTTCCTCCGAACCGTCGAAATTATCAATCATCATTTTACATACATATAGACACATTTTtgtagagagaaaaaaaaaacaaaaccaaccaatCGAGAATCGGAAGAGAGCATAACTAAAACGCGGAACTCAGAAAATGTCACCGAAGGCGGATCGGGAACGGTGCGCGCGGAGAAGGATTGATCGTGCGTCGTCGAAGCAGGaggaatgttttgttttcctctgtGTAATGTTTATTCGATAGACGTGATCGTTTTCGTGTCCCCCCTTTTTTATATTGCCCAACTTTTCGAAACGCGCTCCAGACCGGCGCGatcccacacacacaaatgcCACTCTCAGATAGCGATAAGGAAACATTAGGAAGAAAGCCCACAACTACACGGAATCTACAGAACGGCgcaagtgaaagtgaaactgcTTCAAAGGAGgaggaaaacggaacgaagaatGTAACAACAGGAAAAACCCCTTTataaaagcaaagcaaaagaaa
The nucleotide sequence above comes from Anopheles bellator chromosome 1, idAnoBellAS_SP24_06.2, whole genome shotgun sequence. Encoded proteins:
- the LOC131205595 gene encoding failed axon connections isoform X1 codes for the protein MATEVENKPVAVAEEDKKVEQPAVAAAAAAATPAAADKPAADAAAGGDDKKAADEKPAVAVAAADGDGATAGEGGDGGAATSSDGAAAPAKKEKEVKPTVHKANFEKDVVYLYQFTRTPMLPSISPFCLKVETWLRLAGLKYENIDHKLKLRSKKGQLPFVEVNGEEIADSTIIMKELAQRYEKDLDAALTQEQRNIAHAMISMLENHLIWVVLSWRSKNTEQMLKGYKINLQHALGSRLPNALLNFFFKFQFSRKCFQGAKKVKAQGLGVHKPEEIEEFGRKDLKVLSELLADKPFFFGDEPTTLDCVAFSVLAQIHFILDEVKYGLKEFMQENCPNLVGHVSRIKERCFPDWEDICTKLDLNAHIPKPEPETKENKEGADTEKTAEQEKNESEKELEKDNSNEKTEKKEEKSEKVEENKEKEEAAAK
- the LOC131205595 gene encoding failed axon connections isoform X2 yields the protein MATEVENKPVAVAEEDKKVEQPAVAAAAAAATPAAADKPAADAAAGGDDKKAADEKPAVAVAAADGDGATAGEGGDGGAATSSDGAAAPAKKEKEVKPTVHKANFEKDVVYLYQFTRTPMLPSISPFCLKVETWLRLAGLKYENIDHKLKLRSKKGQLPFVEVNGEEIADSTIIMKELAQRYEKDLDAALTQEQRNIAHAMISMLENHLIWVVLSWRSKNTEQMLKGYKINLQHALGSRLPNALLNFFFKFQFSRKGAKKVKAQGLGVHKPEEIEEFGRKDLKVLSELLADKPFFFGDEPTTLDCVAFSVLAQIHFILDEVKYGLKEFMQENCPNLVGHVSRIKERCFPDWEDICTKLDLNAHIPKPEPETKENKEGADTEKTAEQEKNESEKELEKDNSNEKTEKKEEKSEKVEENKEKEEAAAK